The DNA segment TTTATTTTCCTGAAATTTAGACTTTTGAGAATTTTTGAAGCAATGCAGGGAAGTCAATGGAGTTTTCCAACTCAGCCTGACTTGATGTGACTCTCTGTCTTTAACAGTTCAGCACAACACTCTTTGGATTATTTATCTGTTCATTTCTGTTTTTCGTTTTTCTCtactatcttcttcttctccttcttcgaATTCTTCGAATACTTGATGAAGCATTGAACCCTTTTCATCGGCATCTTAGTCCTAACGTGGGTTATTGGTTCGAGTTCTCAGAAATTGGGAGAACGATGAAGAAGAACCCTGGATCTTTTACTGGAGGTTTAAACAACTGAAAGTCCGTGAGTTGAGTGTCTGCATTTGGGTAGTTCTGATTCAGCTGAATCTATAACCTTTCATAGGTTAGCCGATTTGTGATTCCTATAAAGTTTTGTTGCCATTTATTTGATGTATCAGAGAATTTGTTGCCATTCACTTGATCATTTATTTCTCTTCTCAGTCATCATTGTACagatttatttattgattatggaTTTAGATTCAGCTTTGAACTTTGATTCCAGTCTTTATAACACAATGCTGAAGAAGATCTGATAGCTCAAGTTGTGGATTTTGCAGGACCTTTGAGATTAATCTTTTTCCTTCGAATATGTCATCAAAACCATTCAAAGCAAGCCGGTTATCTCATTCTCAGTCAGCAACTTCTGAGGCATCTGATGGCCCGAAGCCTCCTTTGCCTCCAACCGTAACGTTTGGGCGAAGAACTTCTTCGGGTCGCTACATCAGCTACTCAAGAGATGATCTTGACAGTGAACTTGGGAGTAGTGATTTCATGAATTACACAGTGCATATGCCTCTGACTCCTGATAACCAACCTATGGATCCATCAATTTCACAGAAAGTTGAGGAGCAATATGTGTCAAGCTCCCTTTTCACGGGAGGATTCAACAGTGTTACTCATGCCCACCTAATGGATAAGGTGATAGAATCCGAAGCTAGCCATCCACAGATGGCTGGTGCAAAAGGGTCTTCGTGTGCAGTTCCTGGTTGTGATTGTAAGGTGATGAGCGATGAACGTGGTGTGGATATTCTACCTTGTGAGTGTGACTTTAAGATATGTAGAGACTGCTATATAGATGCTGTAAAAGCAGGAGATGGAATGTGCCCGGGATGCAAAGAGCCTTACAAAAGCACAGAACTAGATGAGGTTGCTGTGGATGAACGAAATGGAAGACCATATCCGCTTCCTCCCTCAAGTGGAGTGTCTAAAATGGAGAGGAGATTGTCCTTGATGAAGTCGACAAAGTCAGCTCTAATGAGAAGCCAGACTGGAGATTTTGATCACAATCGTTGGCTCTATGAAACAAAGGGTACCTATGGCTATGGTAATGCTATTTGGCCAAAGGGAGGAAATTTTGGAAGTGGAAATGGggatgatgatgttgttgagcCAATGGATCTGATGAACAGACCCTGGAGGCCACTTACCAGGAAACTCAAGATACCTGCCGCTGTTCTCAGCCCATATCGGTTAGaatacttttgttttcttttgcattagattctttagtaaaaaaatttaaatgagtgATTAAGATACTTTCTCCACCTTGTTTTCATGTTACAAATGATAATTGACTTTGATGGAAGCATTTCAAATGAATTATattagataactttttttagaTGTATGATCTTATGGGAGAACTGAAGCAGATTGCCTATAGTttgtataatatgatataatcAGTAACTTTAAAACTAATGTGCATCACACCAACCGTGTGTCTTCTAACAACTGCGTTGCATGTAATTTTTCAGTCTCATCATATTCATTCGGTTGGTTGTCCTGGTACTGTTCTTGGCATGGAGGGTGAAGCACAAAAATACTGATGCAATTTGGCTATGGGGCATGTCTGTGGTTTGTGAGATATGGTTTGCCTTTTCTTGGCTTCTGGATCAACTACCCAAGCTATGCCCAATAAATCGTTCCACAGATCTCAATGTTCTGAAGGAAAAATTTGAAGTGCCAAGTCCCAACAATCCTACTGGAAAATCAGATCTTCCAGGCATAGATGTTTTTGTTTCTACTGCTGATCCTGAGAAAGAACCACCTCTTGTCACTGCAAACACCATCTTATCAATCCTAGCTGCAGACTATCCAGTTGAGAAACTTTCTTGCTATGTTTCTGATGATGGAGGTGCACTCTTGACATTTGAGGCAATGGCTGAAGCTGCCAGCTTTGCTAATGTGTGGGTTCCATTCTGTCGTAAGCACAATATAGAGCCTAGGAATCCTGAATCATATTTCAACTTAAAGAGAGATCCCTACAAAAACAAAGTGAAACCAGATTTTGTCAAGGATCGTAGACGAGTGAAGCGTGAGTATGATGAGTTCAAGGTCAGGATCAATGGTTTGCCCGATTCTATCCGGCGTCGGTCAGATGCCTTTCATGCAAGAGAGGAATTGAGGGCTATGAAACTGCAGAGACAAACTAAGGTAGATGAACCTGTTGAACCGGTAAAGATTCCAAAAGCAACATGGATGGCTGATGGAACTCACTGGCCAGGCACTTGGTTGAATCCTTCATCCGAGCACTCTAAAGGTGATCATGCCGGTATAATCCAGGTATTAAACATATTGTATACATGCCAAGTGTCAAGATTATTCTTTGAGATGAAAATGAATAATTCATAGATGATGAATGATGCAGGTGATGTTGAAACCTCCAAGTGATGAACCTCTCCTTGGAAATGCTGACGACCAAAAGCCTATTGACTTGGTTGATGTAGATATCCGTCTCCCCCTTCTTGTTTATGTTTctagagagaaacgtccaggcTATGATCACAACAAAAAAGCTGGGGCCATGAATGCCTTAGTTCGAGCCTCAGCCATCATGTCCAATGGTCCTTTTATACTCAATCTTGATTGCGACCACTACATCTACAACTCCAAGGCAATGAGAGAAGGTATGTGCTTTATGATGGACCGTGGTGGTGATCGCATTTGCTATGTTCAATTCCCACAAAGATTTGAGGGGATTGATCCTTCCGACAGATATGCCAATCATAACACCGTATTTTTTGATGTCAACATGAGAGCACTTGATGGACTTCAAGGTCCAGTCTATGTAGGAACCGGTTGCCTTTTCAGAAGGGTCGCTCTTTACGGTTTTGATCCTCCCCGCTCTAAGGAACATCATTCTGGATGTTGTAGTTGCTGTTTTggcaaaagaaagaagaatgctAACGTCTCTGAAGAGAATCGGGCACTGAGGATGGGTGACTCtgaggatgaagaagaagaaatgaatcTATCACTGTTTCCTAAGAGATTTGGAAACTCAACTTTCCTCATTGACTCAATTCCAGTGGCAGAGTTC comes from the Vigna radiata var. radiata cultivar VC1973A chromosome 2, Vradiata_ver6, whole genome shotgun sequence genome and includes:
- the LOC106779011 gene encoding cellulose synthase-like protein D3, yielding MSSKPFKASRLSHSQSATSEASDGPKPPLPPTVTFGRRTSSGRYISYSRDDLDSELGSSDFMNYTVHMPLTPDNQPMDPSISQKVEEQYVSSSLFTGGFNSVTHAHLMDKVIESEASHPQMAGAKGSSCAVPGCDCKVMSDERGVDILPCECDFKICRDCYIDAVKAGDGMCPGCKEPYKSTELDEVAVDERNGRPYPLPPSSGVSKMERRLSLMKSTKSALMRSQTGDFDHNRWLYETKGTYGYGNAIWPKGGNFGSGNGDDDVVEPMDLMNRPWRPLTRKLKIPAAVLSPYRLIIFIRLVVLVLFLAWRVKHKNTDAIWLWGMSVVCEIWFAFSWLLDQLPKLCPINRSTDLNVLKEKFEVPSPNNPTGKSDLPGIDVFVSTADPEKEPPLVTANTILSILAADYPVEKLSCYVSDDGGALLTFEAMAEAASFANVWVPFCRKHNIEPRNPESYFNLKRDPYKNKVKPDFVKDRRRVKREYDEFKVRINGLPDSIRRRSDAFHAREELRAMKLQRQTKVDEPVEPVKIPKATWMADGTHWPGTWLNPSSEHSKGDHAGIIQVMLKPPSDEPLLGNADDQKPIDLVDVDIRLPLLVYVSREKRPGYDHNKKAGAMNALVRASAIMSNGPFILNLDCDHYIYNSKAMREGMCFMMDRGGDRICYVQFPQRFEGIDPSDRYANHNTVFFDVNMRALDGLQGPVYVGTGCLFRRVALYGFDPPRSKEHHSGCCSCCFGKRKKNANVSEENRALRMGDSEDEEEEMNLSLFPKRFGNSTFLIDSIPVAEFQGRPLADHPAVKNGRPPGALTIPRELLDASTVAEAISVISCWYEDKTEWGQRVGWIYGSVTEDVVTGYRMHNRGWKSVYCVTKRDAFRGTAPINLTDRLHQVLRWATGSVEIFFSRNNAFLASPRMKFLQRIAYLNVGIYPFTSFFLIVYCFLPALSLFSGQFIVQTLNVTFLVYLLTITVTLCMLAVLEIKWSGIELEEWWRNEQFWLIGGTSAHLAAVLQGLLKVIAGIEISFTLTSKSAGDDVDDEFADLYIVKWTSLMIPPITIMMVNLIGIAVGVSRTIYSVIPQWSRLLGGVFFSFWVLTHLYPFAKGLMGRRGKTPTIVFVWSGLIAITISLLWVAINPPAGTNQIGGSFQFP